The window TTGGCAACTTTCGTCATTTGCCTACAGTTTATCGGTGCTCATGCGATACCGGGGCGACTTTTGGGTTTGGCGTCAAGAGCACTCTACCTTCCGAGAATGGTTTATCCGAGTGCCGGGAAAAGTGGTGAAATCCGGCAGGCAGGTCACGGTAAAAATGCCTAAGGAGTATTACCGAAAAGCGGGGTGGCGTGATTTTGAGCAGCGAATAACGACAACGATGACCGGATGACGGATTTTCACTTAATCGTCCATCGCCATCTTTCGTGTCGTAAAAGGGTTTATGACAAGGAATTGCCATGCCTTGGAAGAGTGATAATGTTAATATATATAAAAATGCCACCATAAAAAGTAAATCAACACGTTAAACGTGCAAGAAACAGTGAAGATGAAAAGAAAATAAAACGGTATCTCTCGAAAAAAAAGAGAAATTCCGCTTTGAAAACTATTAACTTGAGTTGGGAATTTCAAATGAGATTTTTAAGTATTTTTCAAAAAAAGTATACTATTTTTGTCATAATATAATATTTTCGTATATTTGCATCCGAATAGTATACAAAACAAAAGATTCAAAACGATGAGCGAAAAAGAAAAAATCATTCGATTGACCGGTCTCGTGAAACAGTTTCCCGTGGGAGACGGCCATTTCACGGCACTGAACGGGATTAACCTGACCATCGAACGTGGGGAGTTCCTCGGGCTGGTCGGGCCCAGCGGATCGGGTAAAACCACCCTGCTGAACATCATCGGCTCGCTTGACACGCCCACAGAGGGGGAAGCGATCGTTCTGGAACACTCCGTTTCGTCACTCACCGCCAAAGAGTCGGCCGCGTTGCGCAACAAAAGCATCGGGTTTATTTTCCAGAGCTACAACCTGCTGCCGGTTCACACGGTGTACGAGAACGTGGAGTTTCCCCTGCTGCTCCAGAAGAGATCGGCCGGAGAGCGCTACAAGGCGGTAATGAACGCCCTCGAGTGGGTGGGATTAACGGATAAAGCGGCATCGCGCCCGGCACAGCTATCGGGAGGGGAGAG of the Petrimonas mucosa genome contains:
- a CDS encoding ABC transporter ATP-binding protein; this encodes MSEKEKIIRLTGLVKQFPVGDGHFTALNGINLTIERGEFLGLVGPSGSGKTTLLNIIGSLDTPTEGEAIVLEHSVSSLTAKESAALRNKSIGFIFQSYNLLPVHTVYENVEFPLLLQKRSAGERYKAVMNALEWVGLTDKAASRPAQLSGGESQRVAIARAMVKRPDVVLADEPSANLDAKNSHTILQTMRQLNEELNTTFVFATHDEKVMQYLRRIVYLEDGKVEKDEIIQDSTFNIQN